A stretch of DNA from Asticcacaulis sp.:
ATAGCGGATTTCAAAGTGCAGTTGCGGCTTGTCGATGGTGCCGGTCTGGCCGACCGTGCCGATCACCTGCCCCTTGCTGACCCGTTCGTTGTTCTTCACCTTCATGGTCTGGAGGTGGGAATAGCCCGTGTACCAGCCGTTATCGTGCTTGATATAGATGGTGTTACCCAGTTCCTTGACCTGGTCGCCTTCGTAGACAACCGTGCCATCCGCCGCCGCCTTTACTTCGGTGCCTGAGCTGGCGCCGATATTGATGCCGTCATTGCGAATGTTCGGCCCCAGTTGACCGAAGGGCACCAATACATGCCCCTTCACCGGCCAGATAAACTTGCCTTTGCCCATCTGGGCAATCTGCGCATTGGCCGGGAAGCCGGCCACCGGCGGCACGGGTTTGGCGACAACGGGCTTTGCGGCCGCCACCGTCGGCGCGGCCACGGTGGGCTTGGTTACGACCGTTGTCGTGGTCGTGGTTGTCGTCGTTTTGGCGGGCTCAGAAACAACGGGCTTCGCCGGCGGCGGTGTCGTCACAACCGGTTTCGCCGGTTCCGCCGCCGCCAGCACCGTCTTGACCTTGGTCATAGTGGGGCCATTGGCATGGTCTTCCACGCCCTTATCGACCGCGGAAGCCGGCAGCAGGATCTTCTGGCCAACACGCAGGGCGGAATCGACCGTCAGGCCATTCAGCGCATACAGGCTCTTCACCGGCACGGCGAACCGGCGCGAAATACCGAACAAGGTGTCCTTCGGCTGCATCACATAGATATAGGCGGCGCCGGCCGGCTGAGTTGCCGCCGCCGGAGCCACCGGCTTCGTCACTTCCACGGGCGGGGGCGGAGGCGGCGAAGGTGTCAGGGGCGCAAGTTCCGCCGCCTGGACGCTGCCGGAGGGCGAAGGCGTCGTGACAGGTGGCGGCGCCTCTTCCACCGGCGCCGGCTGGATCGTCGCTGTCGGTTCGGCCGGCCGGTCCTGCATATAGATGGGATATTTCGGCTGCGGCATCCCTGCGCTCGTACATGCCTGCAACGTGGCACCAGCCAGCACGATCAGGGATAACCGGACCACCGCGTGGCGCAGACGGCCATCTGAATTCAGGTTTTGCAGGATCATGACGGGCTCCGGATCGACGAACAGGCAGATTTTGGCCAAAACTACTCTATGCAAACTTATGGCTAACGATTCGTTAAGTCATTCTGAAAAATCCCTTAACAAATCAACGTGACTGCCCGGCCGGACAACTTGGTTAAAATGCCCCGATCCGGTGTGTTGCTTTGCAAATCAAAGCCGCTTCCATTAGCCTCGATCCTGGCCTGCTGGCGGAGAGTTTACGCCACGGATTGCAACTCCGTGCAGCCCCGTTCAATTCGGGGGCAGGCCTCCACTCCCCCTTTTGAAAAATCTTTCAGCGGCCCGCATCCAATCTGGCATCCAGCGGACATCAAGTCTCAGATACATGATCTTACGGAGAGACGGAGATGTTCGTAACCTTTTTCGATCACTACTGGTGGCTGCTTTTTCCCCTGGCCTTCGCTGTATTCGGCGTGATGCGCGCGATCCTGAAGGACGATGAAAGCCGCCGCATCCTGTCGCTGATCCGCAGCTATACCGACCAGGGCAAGGAACCACCCGCCGAACTGCTCGCGCTGCTGAAGCGCTGATTACAAGGAAACCGAGCCATGACCGCAACAGACCTTTTCAACAGCTACTGGTGGCTGATCTTCCCGATTTTCGGCATGGGCATGGGGCTTGTCGCCATGCTGGGCCATTTCCGTCACCGCAGCGAAACGCTCAAACTGATCAAGACCTATGCCGACCAGGGCAAGGAACCGCCCGCCGCCCTCCTGGAAGCCCTGCGCAGCGATGAAGACCGCGCCTATAACTGCCGGGGGAGGCAACGCAGCCACTGGAGTCAGGTTGTCGTGTTCGGCGCCCTTGCCGCCGCCTTCGGTTATTTCGGCTATTACGGCGAAGGCGGGTCGATTTTCATTTCGCTGGCCATAGGTTTCGGCATCGCCACCGCCGCCCTGCTGGTCATTTCCATTATCCGGGCGCTGACGGGCGCATCACTGCCAAAGGGATAAGGCATGGATGACCCGCTGATCCGGCGGGCCAGAGAAGGCTCAAGCGATGCCTTCTCACGGCTGGTGGCAGACCATCAACAGGCGGTGCGCGCCTTCGTGCGCCGCCTGTGCGCCCTGCCGGACGATGCCGACGACTTGGCGCAGGAAGCCTTTGTCACGGCCTGGGCCAGTCTGCATAAGCTGCGCGATGGCGTGTCGTTTCGCACCTTTGTCTGTGGCATTGCCTATCGCAAGGCGCTGAATGACCGCCGCCGCTTCAACCGCTCCGGCGCCCGCAACACCGAATGGTTCGGCCTGCAAGAACAATCACGAGCCTCAACCGTTGATTCAAAACTGACTGTGCAGGCGGCGCTTGCCAGTCTGCCACTCGACCAGCGCGCCGCCATATCGCTCTGCGTCGCCGCGGATTACAGCCATGCCGAGGCCGCCGAGATTTTGAGGCTTCCGCTCGGCACGATTAAGTCGCATATTCTCAAGGGAAGGGCCAAACTCAACGCCCTTCTGGGTGTACCGGATGACAACTGATCCTTTAAAAGCAATGTTGACGGCTGACGAAGCGCCCGCCCCGCCGGCGCGCGACCTCAGCTTTGTCATCGCCGTCATGAAGCGCGTCGAACAGCGCCGCCTCTACCGTAACCTGGCCTGGCTGGTGCTCGGCACGGTCGCCGTTACAGCGCTCCTGTTCCTGATCATGCCGTACCTGACGCCGGCCCTTACCGCGGTCGGCCAATCCATCTGGCCACTCGTCATCACCCTGACGGTCGCCGGCTTTTCGCTGGTCGGTTTTGAATCCACGCGCCGGGCATTGGGCCTGCGCTTCTAGCTTTCCCTGGCCACACCGGCGATCAGCGGCACGAACCGCACCTCACCGAGATCTTCCGTCTCGTAGCCATCCGCCGTCTTGGTATAGCGCAGCAGGCGCTGGGTGGAGCCTCTACCTTGCGGCCCCACCATGATGCCCTTGGGCTTCAGTTGCGCCAGCAGGTGCGTCGGTTCTTCCGGCAAGGCGGCGGTGACGAGAATACGATCAAACGGTGCCTGTTCCGGCCACCCCTCCCAGCCATCACCGAAGCGATAGATGATATTTTCCAGCATCAGGCGCTTGTGGCGAATTTCCGCCTCGACCATCAGGGAGCGATAGCGTTCGATCGTATAGACATAGCGCGCGAGGCGGCTGAGCACGGCGGTCTGGTAACCGCTGCCGGTGCCGATTTCGAGCACGCGGTGACGGCCCTCAATCTTCAGCGCCTGGGTCATCAGGGCCACGATATAGGGCTGCGAAATCGTCTGTCCACAGTTGATCGGAATGGCGCTGTCTTCCCACGAGCGATCAAGGAACAGTTCCGGCACGAACAGGTCGCGCGGCGTATATTCCATGGCGTGCAGGACTTTTTTATCCGTAATGCCCTGTTCTTTCAAGGCGTTGAGCAGACGCTCCAGCCGGGTGGGTTCTTCGCTCATTGCGCTGTTTCCACCTTTTTGGGCGCCACGCCGCCGAGCGTCTTCTTCAGACGGTGCAGGGTCTCGTTATGCGTCAGGTCAAGATGCAAAGGCGTCACCGAAATACGCTTTTCGGCGATCGCCTTGAGATCGGTGCCGTCAATCAATGATTGCTCGTAATTATGGAAATCGATCCAGTAATAATCCCGGCCGCGCGGATCGATGCGGCGGACGGCGTGCATTTCATGCAGGTTGCGGATGCCCTGGCGCGTCACCTCTACGCCGGCGACATCATCGGCGGCGCAATCCGGAAAGTTGATGTTCATGATGACATCAGAGGGCCAGCCCTGCCCGATCAGATTGCTGACCACGGGCGCGCCATAGACCTGCGCCGTCTGCCACTGGGCTTCGATATCTAGGTCGAAATCCAAGCACTGCGACAGAGCGATGGAGGGGATGCCGAGCGACATGCCCTGCAAGGCGCCGGCCACCGTACCGGAAAGGGTGACATCCTGCGCCAGATTGAAGCCGCGATTGACACCGGAAAGCACCAGATCAGGGGAGAGTCCATCAGGTCGCTGACGGCGATCTGCACGCAGTCGGTCGGTGTGCCGCCGGCGGCAAAGCGGCGCTCGCCCAGGCGGCGGACGCGGACCGGGTCATGCAGCGATACGCCTCTGCCCTTGCCGGATTGTTCCAGCACCGGCGCACACACCCAGACATCATCGCTGAGCGCCGCGGCGATATCGTAAAGCACCTTCAGCCCGAAGGCGTCGATACCGTCATCATTGGTGAGCAGGATACGCATGGGGCTTTTGTACGGCGATTTCAGAGGCCGGGGCAAGCGGTACGGCGGCTTTTTTTGAGGGGTTTTGCCCCCTCCGTCAGCGACACCAGCCCTTCGGGCTTCGCGCTGCCACCTCCCCCGCTTCGCCAAGAGGCTCGCAAGGGAGGAGAACAAAAACCCTCCTCCCCTGCAAAGCGGGGGAGGTGTCGAGCAAGCGTAGCGCGTCGAGACGGAGGGGGCCTCTTACTTACCCTATATGCGTCAGGCCGCCCATATAGGGCTGGAGTGCCGACGGAATAGCGATGCGGCCGCCCTCGTCCTGATAGTTTTCCATGATGGCGACCAGGGTGCGGCCAACCGCCAGGCCGGAGCCATTGAGCGTATGGACAAAGCGGGTGCCCTTTTCGCCGGCCTTGCGGGTGCGGGCGTCCATGCGGCGCGCCTGGAAATCCCCGCAGTTCGAGCAGGACGAGATTTCGCGGTATGTGTTCTGCGACGGCAGCCACACTTCGAGATCGTAGGTCTTCTTCGCGCCAAAGCCCATATCGCCGGTACAGAGCAGCATGGTGCGGAACGACAGGTCGAGCTTTTTGAGGATGGTTTCGGCGCAATTGGTCATGCGGTCGTGTTCGGCAGCGGATTGTTCCGGCGTGGTAATCGACACCAGTTCGACCTTCTGGAACTGGTGCTGGCGGATCATGCCCTTGGTATCGCGGCCGGCCGATCCGGCCTCGGCACGAAAACAGTTGGTCAGAGCCGTAAGGCGCAGCGGCAGCTCTTCCTCGGCGGTGATGGCTTCGCGCACGAGGTTGGTCAGCGTGACTTCAGCGGTCGGGATAAGCCCCCACTGCTTTGTGAACGCACCTGCCTTTTTTAGCTCATTCAACTCAAAATTATATTGATTAACGTCTTCTTGAATCACTTCCGCCAGACGCCGATTGTATTCGGCTTCAGCTTCTTCAGTATCGCCATACTGAGACATAACTTTAGAAGCTATTTCAGTAGCTTGCCTTCCTCTTTTAGAGCCTAGCTCCCTAGCCATCTCCCCAAATTTTTCATTGTAAGCATCGCTATCAAATGAATGAATGAAGAATAAATCATTCTCAAACTTAGGCAATTGGCCAGTGCCATACAAAGCTAACGGTTTTACCAATACCGGCGGATTGACTTCGGTATAGCCGTGCTCCGTCGTCTGCACATCAAGCATAAACTGGCCAATAGCGCGTTCCAGACGCGCCAGTTGACCCTTCAGAACCACAAAGCGCGAGCCTGACATCTTGGCCGCGGCTTCAAAGTCCATCATTTTAAGCGCTTCACCCAGATCGGCATGATCCTTGGCCGGGAAGCTGAGAATGTTCGGTGCGCCATGCTTGCGCACCTCGACATTGCTATGCTCGTCGGCGCCTTCCGGCACGTCCTCGAACGGGATATTCGGCAGCGAAGCCAGCAGGTTGCGCAGTTCCTCGCCCTTGAGGCGTTCGGTTTCCTGAGTCGTCTCGATCGTGCTCTTCAACTCGGCGACCTCGGCCATCAGGGCCTGCGCCTTGGCTTCGTCCTTCTGGGCCTTGGCCATGCCGATCTGCTTGGAGGCGTCATTGCGGCGGCTTTGCGCCGCCTGGAAAGCGGTCTGGGCGGCGCGCAGATCGGCATCCAGCGCCAGCAGGGCATCGACATCCGACTGCGCGGTTTCGCGACCGCGCCGTGACCAGCCCTGAACAAAGGCTTGAGGATTTTCGCGGATCGCCTTGATATCGTGCATGTTAGAAGCCTTGACGTGAAAGCGGGGAATGGCCCCCTCCGGCGCGACAGGCGCGCCACCTCCCCCGCTTCGCCAAGCGGCTTGCAAGGGAGGAGAAGTAGGTCGTCTTATACGATTTGGATTGTATCAGGCAAGCCCATAGACCGCGCCACACACGCTGTCGAGTTACGGGTCAAGGGGCATTATGCCCCTTGTGGCTTGCCTTTTCTTAACTCGATGACCTTTACGCACAGGATCGAGATTTCGTAGAGCAGCACGATCGGGATGGCCAGCATACATTGCGAGATCGGATCAGGCGGCGTCACTACGGCGGCCACCACCACGATGCCAAGAATGGCATAACGGCGCAGCGAGCCGAGCATCTTCGATGTCACCAGCCCGGTGAGGCCCAGCAGGGTCAGTACCACCGGCAACTGGAAGCAGAGACCGAAGGCGATCATCAAGGTTTCGATCAGTTGCAGATATTCCGACACTTTCGGCATGAACTGCACGACCACGCCGCCGGAGCCGGTCACCTGCTGGTTCAGCGAGAACCACAGCACCATCGGCAGCATGAGGAAATAGACCATCGCCATGCCGAGGATGAACAACACGGGCGCCGCCACCAGGAACGGCAGGAAGGCCATGCGTTCGCGCCGGTAAAGGCCGGGCGCCACAAAGCGATAGACCTGAAAAGCCAGGACCGGGAAGCTGACAATGACGCCGCCGAACATGGCCAGGCGCAGATTGGTGAAAAAGACCTCCATCGGCGCCGTGGCGATCAGCGGGATATCCTTGACATTGCCGATGGCCTTCAGGCCCAGCAGCACGGAAATCAGGTCGAAAGGCCCGCCGTGGCCGTGCAACTTCTGCTCCTCATAGAGTGAGGACGCCACCGCCAGCGGATGGGTCAGCAGCGAGAGAATGGTATTGTGGAAGGCATAGCAGAAGATCACGCAGGCCAGGAAGGCCACCACCATGATGATGATACGCGTGCGCAGTTCGATCAGGTGATCCATCAAAGGCGCGCGCGATGCCTCGATATCCAGTTCGTCCGGATCAGCGGTAATGATGTTGCGCTTGGACTTGTCTTCTACCTCAGCCGGCAGGTTTAACTCTTCGCTGCTCATGTAGCGCTCTTTTTTCGTGCGGGTGCGCTTGACGGGCGTGACAGTCGGCTCAGGCACAGGCTCAGCAGCGGCTTTTGGCTTGCGGACACGCTTGGGTTTGGCCGGCACTTCGGTCTTCTCAACCGGCGGCAGGCCGTCCAGTTGCGGATCTCGACGGTTCATCCGCCGTCTCTGGCGTATAGGTGG
This window harbors:
- the serS gene encoding serine--tRNA ligase: MHDIKAIRENPQAFVQGWSRRGRETAQSDVDALLALDADLRAAQTAFQAAQSRRNDASKQIGMAKAQKDEAKAQALMAEVAELKSTIETTQETERLKGEELRNLLASLPNIPFEDVPEGADEHSNVEVRKHGAPNILSFPAKDHADLGEALKMMDFEAAAKMSGSRFVVLKGQLARLERAIGQFMLDVQTTEHGYTEVNPPVLVKPLALYGTGQLPKFENDLFFIHSFDSDAYNEKFGEMARELGSKRGRQATEIASKVMSQYGDTEEAEAEYNRRLAEVIQEDVNQYNFELNELKKAGAFTKQWGLIPTAEVTLTNLVREAITAEEELPLRLTALTNCFRAEAGSAGRDTKGMIRQHQFQKVELVSITTPEQSAAEHDRMTNCAETILKKLDLSFRTMLLCTGDMGFGAKKTYDLEVWLPSQNTYREISSCSNCGDFQARRMDARTRKAGEKGTRFVHTLNGSGLAVGRTLVAIMENYQDEGGRIAIPSALQPYMGGLTHIG
- a CDS encoding protein-L-isoaspartate(D-aspartate) O-methyltransferase — translated: MSEEPTRLERLLNALKEQGITDKKVLHAMEYTPRDLFVPELFLDRSWEDSAIPINCGQTISQPYIVALMTQALKIEGRHRVLEIGTGSGYQTAVLSRLARYVYTIERYRSLMVEAEIRHKRLMLENIIYRFGDGWEGWPEQAPFDRILVTAALPEEPTHLLAQLKPKGIMVGPQGRGSTQRLLRYTKTADGYETEDLGEVRFVPLIAGVARES
- a CDS encoding RNA polymerase sigma factor; the encoded protein is MDDPLIRRAREGSSDAFSRLVADHQQAVRAFVRRLCALPDDADDLAQEAFVTAWASLHKLRDGVSFRTFVCGIAYRKALNDRRRFNRSGARNTEWFGLQEQSRASTVDSKLTVQAALASLPLDQRAAISLCVAADYSHAEAAEILRLPLGTIKSHILKGRAKLNALLGVPDDN
- a CDS encoding M23 family metallopeptidase is translated as MAKICLFVDPEPVMILQNLNSDGRLRHAVVRLSLIVLAGATLQACTSAGMPQPKYPIYMQDRPAEPTATIQPAPVEEAPPPVTTPSPSGSVQAAELAPLTPSPPPPPPVEVTKPVAPAAATQPAGAAYIYVMQPKDTLFGISRRFAVPVKSLYALNGLTVDSALRVGQKILLPASAVDKGVEDHANGPTMTKVKTVLAAAEPAKPVVTTPPPAKPVVSEPAKTTTTTTTTTVVTKPTVAAPTVAAAKPVVAKPVPPVAGFPANAQIAQMGKGKFIWPVKGHVLVPFGQLGPNIRNDGINIGASSGTEVKAAADGTVVYEGDQVKELGNTIYIKHDNGWYTGYSHLQTMKVKNNERVSKGQVIGTVGQTGTIDKPQLHFEIRYTPSTDIARPIDPALVLP
- the tatC gene encoding twin-arginine translocase subunit TatC, yielding MDHLIELRTRIIIMVVAFLACVIFCYAFHNTILSLLTHPLAVASSLYEEQKLHGHGGPFDLISVLLGLKAIGNVKDIPLIATAPMEVFFTNLRLAMFGGVIVSFPVLAFQVYRFVAPGLYRRERMAFLPFLVAAPVLFILGMAMVYFLMLPMVLWFSLNQQVTGSGGVVVQFMPKVSEYLQLIETLMIAFGLCFQLPVVLTLLGLTGLVTSKMLGSLRRYAILGIVVVAAVVTPPDPISQCMLAIPIVLLYEISILCVKVIELRKGKPQGA